In Debaryomyces hansenii CBS767 chromosome B complete sequence, one genomic interval encodes:
- a CDS encoding DEHA2B09196p (weakly similar to uniprot|P40312 Saccharomyces cerevisiae YNL111C CYB5 Cytochrome b5) — protein MTSRRYQEKGQEMGRPHQTFTLDEIKSHDSSNDLWMVIYNKVYDVTSFTSKHPGSAEILLDCGGVDATEAFEDVAHSDDAFQMLKPYFIGDLAPADCRKYSSSRNPSSNMDFSNNTQKKEEVPKRQECKLKLPNNFLEKLSIILLIMIATLSVILYLSLQKMKWSCPGLL, from the coding sequence ATGACAAGTCGAAGGTATCAGGAAAAAGGCCAGGAGATGGGAAGACCTCACCAAACATTTACACTAGACGAAATCAAAAGTCATGATAGTTCCAATGACTTATGGATGgtaatatataataaggTATATGATGTTACGAGTTTCACATCCAAGCATCCCGGAAGTGCTGAAATCCTTCTTGATTGTGGGGGAGTGGATGCTACAGAGGCTTTTGAAGATGTTGCACATTCGGATGATGCATTTCAAATGCTAAAGCCTTATTTTATAGGTGACTTAGCACCAGCGGATTGCCGAAAATATAGTTCTTCGAGAAATCCATCGTCCAACATGGATTTTTCAAACAATActcaaaagaaagaagaagttcCCAAGAGACAAGAGTGCAAACTCAAGCTCCCAAATAACTTTCTAGAAAAATTGAGTatcatattattaataatgatcGCAACTTTGTCTGTGATATTGTATTTGAGTCTtcagaaaatgaaatggTCTTGCCCGGGCCTATTGTAA
- a CDS encoding DEHA2B09218p (weakly similar to uniprot|P40529 Saccharomyces cerevisiae YIL044C AGE2 ADP-ribosylation factor (ARF) GTPase activating protein (GAP) effector), producing the protein MSYYNRNSSSSSSVLPSSRKTHSEKHKQILKQLLKEHANKTCVDCKTATHPRWASWSLGCFMCIRCSGIHRSMGTHISKVKSVDLDAWTDEQVESMIKWGNEKCNIYWESKLPDGYVPDQSKIDNFIRTKYDLKKWVSSTTIPNPLSIKASGSQNAGLTTAQHTSESHKSKNSDLGSADLLSGHSSKIEPHGSLLDDDFGSFTSSPSPKASTPVTSTRNTTALKSNQQRSNSTTQQKLPTENTSDGAGIQSAQSTGGSFSNTRPDLKKSILSLYSSPKSSSSSFIQPQHNSQAQPNMQASVNSLSNSLSGLDFNNSNTSTNFNVSSIPSRTSSASQSASQQPHARPEAQTTNWNNEWTDANESTASLNNQWPNSGSSGTHGAKTTSLNSTNLDDDLFKNVWS; encoded by the coding sequence ATGAGTTATTATAATAGGAActcatcgtcatcgtctTCGGTTTTGCCATCTTCAAGGAAGACGCATTCAGAAAAACACAAACAAATCTTGAagcaattattgaaagagcACGCAAATAAGACTTGTGTTGATTGTAAGACAGCCACACATCCTAGATGGGCGTCATGGAGTCTCGGGTGTTTTATGTGTATAAGATGTTCAGGTATTCACAGAAGCATGGGCACCCATATTTCCAAGGTGAAATCAGTTGATTTGGATGCGTGGACGGACGAGCAGGTTGAACTGATGATAAAATGGggaaatgaaaaatgtaACATATACTGGGAATCGAAGTTGCCGGATGGATATGTTCCAGACCAActgaaaattgataattttattcgTACCAAGtatgatttgaagaaatggGTTTCGTCGACGACGATTCCAAATCCATTATCTATTAAGGCGTCTGGCAGTCAAAATGCTGGATTGACTACTGCACAACATACCAGTGAATCACATAAATCGAAAAATTCCGATTTGGGGTCTGCAGATCTCTTATCTGGTCATAGTTCTAAAATTGAGCCTCACGGATCATTAttggatgatgattttggcTCTTTCACTTCTTCCCCATCACCTAAGGCAAGTACTCCAGTAACGTCTACAAGAAACACAACGGCtttgaaatcaaatcaGCAGAGGAGTAACTCGACTACGCAACAGAAATTGCCGACCGAAAATACAAGCGATGGCGCAGGAATCCAATCGGCACAATCTACTGGAGGATCGTTTTCAAATACTAGACCAGATTTAAAAAAGTCCATTTTGTCATTATACTCCTCGCCGAAATCATCTAGTTCGAGTTTCATTCAGCCACAGCATAATTCACAAGCTCAGCCTAACATGCAAGCATCTGTGAACTCATtatctaattcattaagCGGGcttgattttaataattcaaatacatcaacaaatttcaatgtttcATCAATTCCTTCAAGAACCTCACTGGCTTCTCAATCAGCTTCTCAACAACCACATGCTAGACCGGAAGCACAAACCACCAACTGGAATAACGAATGGACAGATGCTAATGAGTCCACCGCCAGTTTGAATAATCAGTGGCCAAATAGCGGTTCTTCTGGTACCCATGGAGCTAAGACCACCTCGCTAAACAGTACTAATTTAGACGATGATTTGTTCAAGAACGTTTGGAGTTGA
- a CDS encoding DEHA2B09240p (similar to uniprot|P40035 Saccharomyces cerevisiae YER053C PIC2 Mitochondrial phosphate carrier), with protein MGSDNLAEAIVQPATDKLKQLSHKVGGSGSGTGSGKKGGIELFSKEYYAACTIGGIIACGPTHSSVTPLDLVKCRRQVDSSLYKSNMQGWKTILKTKGDSIFTGVGATFIGYSFQGAGKYGFYEYFKKTYGDIVGPDYYSKYKTGVFLAASFSAEFLADIALCPWEMIKVKTQTTIPPYASSVWDGWSKITATEGIGGLYKGLIPLWFRQIPYTMVKFASFEKTVEQIYKYLGKKPSDYTPVQQTGVSFLGGYIAGIFCAVISHPADVMVSKINADKKPTESVGQALGRIYNKIGFAGVWNGLPVRIVMIGTLTGFQWLIYDSFKVYVGLPTTGGH; from the coding sequence atgGGTAGTGATAATTTAGCTGAAGCAATTGTCCAGCCAGCGACTGATAAGCTCAAGCAACTTTCTCACAAGGTAGGAGGTTCCGGAAGTGGTACAGGATCTGGCAAGAAAGGAGGAATCGAGTTATTCTCCAAAGAATACTATGCTGCTTGTACAATTGGTGGTATTATTGCATGTGGTCCAACACATTCGTCAGTCACACCGTTAGATTTGGTGAAATGTCGTCGTCAAGTTGATTCTTCGTTGTACAAGTCGAATATGCAAGGTTGGAAAACGATTTTGAAAACGAAAGGGGATTCGATATTTACTGGTGTCGGTGCTACGTTCATTGGTTATTCATTCCAAGGTGCCGGTAAGTACGGGTtttatgaatatttcaagaaaaccTACGGTGATATTGTAGGACCTGATTATTACAGCAAGTACAAAACGGGGGTATTTTTAGCAGCTTCGTTCTCTGCAGAATTCTTAGCTGATATAGCTTTATGTCCATGGGAAATGATCAAGGTTAAGACTCAAACCACTATTCCACCATATGCTTCGTCAGTCTGGGATGGATGGTCAAAGATCACCGCTACAGAAGGTATTGGAGGGTTATACAAGGGATTAATTCCTTTATGGTTTAGACAGATTCCATACACCATGGTTAAGTTTGCAAGTTTTGAAAAGACAGTTGAACAAATATACAAGTATTTGGGCAAAAAGCCTTCTGATTATACTCCAGTACAACAAACCGGTGTCTCATTCTTAGGGGGTTACATCGCTGGTATTTTCTGTGCTGTTATATCCCACCCTGCTGATGTGATGGTTTCTAAGATTAACGCTGACAAGAAGCCAACTGAAAGTGTTGGACAAGCCTTAGGTAGAATTTATAACAAGATAGGGTTTGCAGGTGTCTGGAACGGTTTGCCTGTCAGAATTGTAATGATTGGTACATTGACTGGTTTCCAATGGCTTATTTACGATTCTTTCAAGGTTTATGTTGGTTTACCTACTACTGGTGGACATTAA
- a CDS encoding DEHA2B09262p (similar to CA0992|IPF11063 Candida albicans IPF11063 unknown function), translated as MVKYFLKASAELDNVTDLQPIDTTENPFEYTFHIQCTSCRQVHGKPVTINRFEKHEMDGSRGEASFVFRCRECKGEHSASITRTKETVTIEKTGKFVPILEIDARGVEFVEFIPDGQFECRGAETTTRFDDVDLSDGEWYDYDEKANAEVSIIDVKWEVARS; from the coding sequence ATGGTCAAGTATTTTTTGAAAGCATCAGCAGAATTGGATAATGTTACCGACTTACAGCCAATAGACACCACCGAGAATCCGTTTGAATACAcatttcatattcaatGCACTTCGTGTAGACAGGTTCACGGAAAGCCGGTGACAATCAACAGGTTTGAAAAACACGAAATGGACGGATCCAGAGGAGAGGCTAGTTTCGTGTTCAGGTGTCGTGAATGTAAAGGCGAGCATTCGGCTTCGATTACTAGAACTAAGGAGACAGTGACCATAGAGAAAACCGGTAAGTTCGTGCCAATATTGGAAATCGATGCCAGAGGAGTCGAATTTGTTGAGTTTATCCCTGATGGCCAGTTTGAATGCCGTGGTGCTGAAACCACTACACGTTTTGATGATGTTGACTTGAGTGACGGTGAATGGTACGACTACGACGAAAAGGCCAATGCCGAAGTCAGTATCATCGACGTCAAATGGGAAGTCGCTCGTTCTTGA
- a CDS encoding DEHA2B09284p (similar to uniprot|P40556 Saccharomyces cerevisiae YIL006W Pvruvate transporter of the mitochondrial inner membrane), giving the protein MVNRNPRDLEELSLTPIERDFSDRVQGEDLEFWASDEGKYQIIHKENQRNAFSPSKILSKFTATQLVTMSGAASGFLAGVVVCPLDVVKTRFQAHGALAQSTGSLASKKYRGFLGAFKTILREEGLRGLYRGLVPITIGYLPTWTIYFTVYERAKLFYPEFLKSHFNLETHALNHFCSALTAGMTSSIAVNPIWVVKTRLMIQTGSGSTIYNNNAENKSAAQPKVERTYYKGTLDAIRTMYKEEGIRVFYSGLIPSLFGLLHVGIHFPVYEKLKLWLECDLKSASADEQKSTLGRLIAASSVSKMIASTITYPHEILRTRMQIQSSNRNKSDKQKGKLINSIIKIYQKEGLKGFYAGYGVNLIRTVPASAVTLVSFEYFKTYLLEISGKL; this is encoded by the coding sequence ATGGTTAACAGGAATCCTCGAGATTTGGAGGAGTTGTCGCTCACTCCAATAGAGAGGGACTTCTCAGATCGAGTGCAGGGCGAAGACTTAGAGTTTTGGGCATCGGATGAAGgcaaatatcaaataatacataaGGAAAACCAGCGTAATGCATTTCTGCCATCCAAGATATTATCTAAGTTCACGGCAACCCAGTTGGTGACAATGTCGGGGGCAGCGTCGGGATTTTTAGCGGGTGTGGTGGTTTGTCCGTTGGATGTTGTTAAAACGCGGTTTCAGGCCCATGGGGCGTTAGCTCAAAGCACAGGTAGTTTGGCAAGCAAGAAATATAGAGGCTTTCTAGGCGCCTTCAAGACGATATTGCGAGAAGAAGGTCTACGAGGATTATACAGAGGGTTAGTTCCTATAACGATTGGGTATTTACCTACCTGGACTATATACTTTACTGTGTACGAGCGGGCTAAGTTGTTCTATCCGGAATTTTTGAAGTCTCATTTCAACTTAGAAACTCATGCATTAAACCATTTCTGTTCAGCTTTGACGGCGGGAATGACATCTTCAATAGCGGTTAATCCAATTTGGGTTGTGAAAACTAGATTGATGATCCAGACAGGCTCCGGTAGTACAATTTATAACAATAACGCTGAAAACAAATCTGCTGCACAACCAAAGGTTGAAAGAACCTACTACAAAGGCACATTAGATGCAATTAGAACCATGtataaagaagaagggATCAGAGTCTTCTATAGTGGGCTTATTCCATCTTTGTTTGGCTTGTTACATGTTGGTATTCATTTTCCAGTGTATGAAAAGCTAAAATTGTGGCTCGAGTGTGATTTGAAATCCGCTTCAGCTGATGAACAAAAAAGTACCTTGGGAAGATTGATAGCCGCATCGTCAGTTTCCAAAATGATAGCAAGTACTATCACCTACCCTCATGAGATCCTCAGAACAAGAATGCAGATACAGTCTTCTAACAGGAATAAATCGGATAAGCAAAAAGGAaagttaattaattcaataataaaaatataccAGAAAGAGGGTCTTAAAGGCTTTTACGCGGGCTATGGTGTAAATTTAATTAGAACGGTACCTGCGAGTGCAGTCACATTGGTTAGTTTCGAATACTTTAAAACTTATTTATTAGAGATTAGTGGGAAACTATAG